The following nucleotide sequence is from Tardiphaga sp. 709.
AGCGGAAGGCGGCCTTTATCTCGCTGCGTCATCCCGGCCGCTATGTTCTTGGCGCCGATCAAACCCTGGCACTGGGCGATCGGATGTTCAGCAAACCCGCCGGACGCGAACAGGCGGCCGAACAACTTGCGATCCTCGCCGGCCGGACCCACGAATTGCATTCAGCGCTTGCCGTCGTTTGCGATGGTGCGACGTTGTTCTCCAATGTCTCCGTGGCGCATATGACCATGCGCAAGCTGGATGATGTGGCGATCAATGCCTATCTGGACGCTGTGGGCGACAAGGTGACGACGAGTGTCGGCGCCTATCAGCTTGAGGGGGTGGGTGTGCATCTGTTCGAGCTGATCGAAGGCGATCACTTCACCATTCTCGGTCTGCCACTACTGCCGCTGCTGAGTTTCCTGCGCGGCGAAGAGATGATCGCGATCTGATTTTGATGAGGACTTGATGCGCGTATTGGGGCTGACCGGTTCGATCGGAATGGGGAAATCCACCACGGCGAAGTTGTTCATGGAAGCCGGCGTGCCGGTCTATGACGCTGACGCCACCGTGCACATGATCTATGAGGGCGAAGCTGCACCGCTGATCGAGGCGGCGTTTCCCGGAACCACGGTGAATGGCAAGGTCGATCGCGCGAAGCTATCGCCGCTGGTCGTGCACGATGCCGCCGCGATGAAGAAGCTCGAGCAGATCGTGCATCCGCTGCTCGGCGCCTATCACAG
It contains:
- a CDS encoding Maf family protein; its protein translation is MTIWRGVQPLILASQSLARRELLANAGITFDAMPADIDERGIQQKSGLKAPGEIAALLAERKAAFISLRHPGRYVLGADQTLALGDRMFSKPAGREQAAEQLAILAGRTHELHSALAVVCDGATLFSNVSVAHMTMRKLDDVAINAYLDAVGDKVTTSVGAYQLEGVGVHLFELIEGDHFTILGLPLLPLLSFLRGEEMIAI